CTTTACATAGACCGACAATATGAAGGAATGTCTCAGACTTTAAGAATTGTACATTGAATGTGTAAGTATTTGGGGCATTGAGATAAGTATGGTCCCTTGATTGAATAATCATGGTGATGAAGTCAATCAATAGCTAGGGTGATTCTGAATAAGATACAGTGAGATAGGGAGCAAGAAGCACTTGTTCCAAGTAATGAAGTGAGAGACAGGAAATATGGTGGTTCAGAATTGGTCTAggggaccaatgaagttattaggattgTTAGGGCAGAAGTGACTGCCTATTTAAAAGGACATAACAGTTCGCAAATTTCAAGTATGGCAACACGGAGTTCCAGGATGGGAGAATTTGTATCTCTCCGAGTATTGAGGACTAGAAAGGATAggatattttgggaaagaaagaggagttttgactcccAATTTAATAGACTTCCGAGATCTTACCAAggactaggccaggggcctaccAATTAGCCTTACCCTAGCATGCGTGgtggctcataaggtgttactagtgccaatgtcaaggaaagagGTGTAAAATATTACCATTGATGGGGTGAGGAGACCCTACAATTTCAGTGGGAGTTATTGCGAAAGGAAAAGATAATGGGATTATGATAAATAAGATAAAGTCTTATagaataagactgtcactctagtgAGAGTGCTACTAAGGAATAAAAAGGTAAAGGACTAGACTTTGAAATTATAGTCAGATTCACGGGATTTGTATCTGAaggtgtttgaataaatttcgatgacaaaatttcaataaggaggagatagttgtaacatcccaaatttactgttaaggcttagtgcctagaCTACAATgcatggagggcataataggatatacatgttgaattaattgaataaatttgtgactacatggcatacatgatttatatgataatatggatttaaatgcatgtttatgtgtattaaatatgcacgggGACCCATTCTTGATAAAAAGGGAATATTTGTAGTATTTGCTCGTTGCAAGCATATATGCGATTATATGTGTGTAAtggttgataccacattattatgaggatATATTTGCAGGCGATCCTAGTgtgcggattagcggaatagtcacaatatGGTCCAATACCCAGCTCGaggagagcctaggggtatttttaggAGTTAaccactattttaaacacacagtgtattAACCAAGATGTTACATTAGCTGCATATTGTCTAATTCCTTGGTCAAATTTTCATTTATCaccaattcccactaaacctcaagttATGCTTAAAATTCCAATTAACTTCACTAATCTtccaaatataaatattttctcCAACTTTACCTCATATTCCATAGCTTCCCAAAAATAcgcaaaattactaaaatacccccctTGGCTCGCCTCGAGGCAGGTATAAATCTCTAGTGTAACTTTTCTGCTAAGTTGCTCAAAAGGGTTGACCCCTGctgaatatcgcaaatatatccacataataatgtggtgtcaaacatatagcatataaaattacacatataccctcaacaggccaaaaattatgaaaatgccccttTTTAAAGAAAGCGGGCCTTTAAagatatttaatacacataaccatgcatactaaattatataccatataaatcacataattcaattaattaacacataattactccacgtgccctcctggcatgctaatccatgcacttaattctattaggaattttggggcattacaactatcccctcctaatagaaatttcatcctcgaaatttactagAATAGCTCAGCATACTAATCCCGCATATCTTAATCtaactcccaagtcgcttcctcgaccatgttgttcctccataatactttaacctaaggtatagtcttgttcctcaagaccttgtccttcctatccaaGATCTAGATTGgctgctcttcataggacaaatatgtccgtagctccagatcttcataaatcaacacatgagtcgtatctgatacatacttttgaAGCATcgagacatggaatacattatgaactTTGGATAGTGatgggggtaaggccaacctataagccagctgtccaatcctctccaggatctcaaagggCCCCACCTTCTTCCCAAACCATTTTACTCCACTCAATAGTGACACTCGGAGAAAAACGCAGTCCCTAACTTAGAACTCCATGTTTCTACGCTTACGATCAGCGTAgttcttctgtctactctgggagGCAAGTATTCgatctctaatcttttcaatagcctcatttgTCCTCTGGactgcttcaggacccaaatacttcctctcactcATTTCATCCAAATGAAttggtgatctacacttcctaccatacaacatctcatatgaaTCCACTCCGATCATTggttgatagctgttgttgtatgaaaattctataaaaggtaaatatttactccgggacccttcaaagtccaatacacatgcccaaagcatatcctccagtatcttaATTATCCTTTCATATTGTCTACCTATCTAAGGATGATATGTAGTGCTAAACTTTAACCGagtacccatggccttctgtaggCTTCCCAAGGAATCGGAAGTAAAAATGGGGTCTCAAATGGATACTATAGACTTTAGAGCCCCATGGAGAAGTACAATCTCTGTaacatacaactcaacatactgaTCCACAATGAAATTCGTTCTCACAAGTAAGAAGTTTGATGACTTGGTATATCGGTCAACTATCACCCAAACCAAGTCATGCTGGCCCACCGTCCTAGGCAACCCAACAAAaaaatccatggtgatgtccacccatttccactcagggaaACCCAAAAGTTGCAATAGCCTTGACAACCTCCAGTGTTCAGTTTTTTCTTACTGGCAAGTCAGGCACTTAGCCACGTATTCAATaacgtccttcttcattccaggccaccaatacaaagatttTGGATCCTAATActtctttgtggtacccggatctAGTGAGTATGAAGTAGTATGAGACTCTTCCAGAATCTCCCCCCTGATACCAACCttcatcggaacacaaatctgatccttatagcTCAGTATACTTGTCTCTGAAATAGTAAAATcctttagccactccagctaggacgtcctctcaATGCTTCACAACTTGAGAGTCACTCATTTGGCCCTCCTTTATCCTCTCAAGGAGTGCAGACTATAAGATAATGTTGGCTAAATGGCCCACCACCAACTTTATTACGGCTCTGGTCATATCTTCTACTAACTGTCTTGATATATGCTTTAGGTTGTACAATTGTCTTGGGCCTCTCCGACTTAGAGCATCTGCTACTACACTGTCTTGATatcagtgtagatctcacacttctccccatatagataatgtcgtcATATCTTCAAGACAAACACTAGGTTCACCAACTCTATGACATGAGTGGGGTACTACTGCTCAAACTCCTTTATCTGTCTCGAGGCATAAGCAATAACTTTACGGATGTGCATTAGAATACAACCTAATCATAGCctcgaagcatcgcaataaactacaaacttttcCCGATCGGGTGGAAGATTGAGCACTGGAGCGGTAATCAGTCGTCCcttcaactcctgaaaactgttctcacatctatcagACCAAAAAAAATTCGAATTCTTATGTGTTTGCTCAATCAATGGTGTTGCAATCCGTGAGAACCATTCCACAAAATTTCGATAATACCcagccaaaccaagaaaactcctgaTCTCTAAGACATTCTTTGTTCTTGGCCCATCTCTCACCGCTTTTATCTTTGTCAAATCCAGCATAAGCAtgtccttactaacaatgtgagtAAGAAATGTCATCTGAGTTAacaagaactcacatttcttgaacttagcatacaacATGTGTTCCCTCAATCCCTGCAATACCAATGGAAGATGCTGCTCATGATCTGTCTCTGACTAAGAGTAACTCAGAATGTCATctatgaagacaataacaaattTTTCCAGAAAATACATGAACACggtgttcattaaatccatgaacgttattggggcattggtcaatccaaagggcaaaaccaaaaactcataatgcccatacctcgtgcgaaaggTTGTCTTCTagatatcctcatccttgatcctcagctggtgataaccagaacaAAGATAAATATTTGATAACACCATCCTACTTTGCAGCTAGtcgaataaatcatcaatcctcaaCAGTGgttacttattcttaatggtcaacttaatCAACTCCCTCTAATTGATACACATCCTTaatgatccatccttcttcttcacaaaccctaaggtgagaagctaggcctgatgaatccaaAATCAAGTAGCTCCTACAATTGTGCCTTCAATTCTGTCGGAGCCATTTTGTATGGTGCCCTGGATACAAGTTCAGTCCCCGGTGCCAACTGTATGACAAAACCATCTCTCGCTACAGCGGTAACCCCAGTAGGTCATCTCGGAACATATCTAAaaatcacaaaccaatctagtctctcccgggcCAACTGGCACATCCTTGGTGGTATCCACTAtcctcgctaggaatcctatgcaacctccttgcaataggtctctagccttcggTGTCGAGATCGTAGGAATGTGAGGCCCATTCACAGCACCCACAAACACAAATGAGTCCTCTCCCAtgggctcaaaggtcaccatcctccttttacaaTCTATTATTGCCCCATATTTGGCTAACTAATCTATGCCCAGACTCTACTGACAACTCAATCCATGCCCAGACTCTACTGACAACTcatatcgaaatcctccataACTAGCTCAATCAGGTCTATTGACAACTCTCTACTATCAACCTCTTATCAACCTCTACTGGTAAGGATTCTAACCATCTCCTAGAGACCACCAATTTCCCAGCATGCAACAAattcccaaaccccacagcatggaagtcacatggtctacacaatatTTTTATCACTCTACTAGATACAAAATAATGcatagcaccataatcaatcagcACAGTGTAAGGagaactagcactagaaatctgacctgtcactactaagGAAATAGCCTCAGCCTCTGAATGCATCAAGGTAAACACTAGAGTTGAATTCAAGTTGTctgccttccttggttcttccttcCTCAGGTGCCCAACTACTCCACATAAAAAGCATGCCTTCgatcggcattctcccagataaCGTCTCCTGCATCTGGCACACTCCAAATAAGTCTTCCAAATCTCAatgccgccctggcggccaacCTAAATCCCCGAGCCCTTCTGTCTGGGCCTGAAATTAAAGAATTGTATGGGGTCTTCCACTTcttgtcactagggcctccgcccctaccagatttTGCAAATGGAGGtaccactgtaacgacccaaaaatttctaataaggcttaagggccttgattagtgtgccgggagggcacaattggaggttatgtgaatctaTGGTGCAacgcatgcttatatgattatttggattaatgtgatgcgtgactatgtgtattagtatgcatgtaggccctgattaggttataagggcatattcgtaattttggcccgttgagggcataaatgtaaatatttgtgataaaatgttgagaccacattattatgtggatatatttgtagcttatgactcgaggcgatcctagcaagtggtttagcgggaaagtcaaagtggggatttatacccggctcgaggtgagcttgGGGACATATTtgagaatttggagaatatattggagactatttgatattgagaaatataattggtgattagttaggtatcgggaagtaagcaataaatattaaagacactcgaggaattagcgagaattgggagtaatgaccaaaatgcccttagagtgatttaaaggtttagttattattgggagggcaaggtggtcatttggatTACTAAAGGATAGGTTATATTCTGCTTTATGGCTTTAGTGGAAGTTATAGATAGActcagaagctaaaggaaaagaaaagaagaaggaaggaaggaaagaaaaacagaacacttggagctatcactttctctctcttggtTGGGTCACCTCTTCACCATTTCTAgaggaatttgaagctgtaaattCTGATGGAGCCACATCTAAGCTTTGGAACCttgatccttgaagaatttttagagggttagctgggattaaccatcaaattaaggtaaggcttaaagagtttagtctgagtttttgctggttttgatgagttgtaTTTGAATTGGGTTTTgaatgggaattctagggagttaagcTGGAAGAATTGAGGATCTAAAGGCTGGAGGGATGCTAAGGGTAACCCAAGATCGAATTCCCCATTTCaggtaagaaattctgagctTGAACACTTGAATTTCTGGGCTGTCTGGTTTTCTGGTTGAATCTTTgagttcttgggttcaatgtttgtttcCTTAGTTTGATAATGCATGTGGCTAAGTCTTGTACtattgggttgtgtggggtgagatataggtgatggtagactcaatgtggtgtgtagttgaggtttggaagggttccaaggggttttggattaaggaaaatcgaaggaagaaaaacagggtgttgctggtctgtgactagcgctgtagcgctagcctttgggtgctacaatgctaggcttgggtttcctggtgcttttggttctgtttgtagcgctatagtgccctctttgtagcgctgtagcgctaccctgtttctagaagagggtttttgggttatttcttagggttttctcccgggggctcggggtttgattgcaccaccccatttggtggaattagggcttcccgagggctcgggatgggTCCCGAggttgggttttgaaattgaggtttggtgattattctaatttgtggctgtgactaggtgaatgctagggctcggaagggatcgtgcttgagggttgttctCAATGAATAAAGctagcggaatcaaaggtaaaaacactgtttgtttagctacatttcagcacttctacagttcttatctttttattattctgtttgtattagtttccgaaaaactcggtaaacattttggtgctttcattgagagctgtaggaagtcgTTAGTCAGCTCTCTTTCTGTGTAcattttttgtattcacttcgtgctaaagagatggtgactacgagaaaatccgcggttgacaaaaatgctagggtcaaccccgatactatgatggaagatgcggtacaaaacgaacccttggactaccaaggtgaagacccgacatcccgccaggatcgggtcagtactgaatatacgacatacttagaagacgaagaagagtatgtccaagacggttactacaaagacggctgctactatgagaaggacccagaactggtccaagtagccgaagagctggtggtcactaaggccaagcttgctgagcaggagcgcgtctccgaaaaaatgcgacgcatgatggagcgcctccaaagcaagttcggagatctaggcgactcggacgaggatgcctctgttttaggtggtgctgatgcccccatgccggatccagccgctgctgaaccatccaaagccgcccctaacaagggcaaagaaaaagttggggagcctgtgcgcactgacgcccctgcacctcctaaaggcatgAATCACCAGGCaaactgccccccccccccgcgcgcagaaggtctctggcgctcctaagcccagacgaccttcagccccaagggggcactctgtgcctaaagggcccggtgctaaggcacccaggcctaggggaaggaacaaccgccccagtgattccgtcaaccaggacggtcgggcttcGAACTCGCACTctgaagatagctggtccacgatggacctaagaagaaggttggaggccaagtatgaaaaggccaaaggagaaaaggcccggcctcgcggagatgacctccgaaatcatattaatgacaagctccggggatgtgacctcccggagagtgatacaaagaggctcgaggaacagattgctgtcttgaccaagctggtccggaagcaaagtggggccctgtcagactctgaggacgaagacccggaaccatgtattcgcaggatcgcggaaacgtccctcccggataacttcaaaatgcctcacatagaattatatgaggggaggacagacccgcgtacccacctagctaaataaaacaaaatgatgcaagtggcgcgcgtcagtgaggacgccaaatgcatgtgcttctcactcacccttaccaagtccgcggaggattggtggaaaagattagctcccggatcaatccacagttggaaggagctacagtccgcattcaggaggcagttcattgctgcccgcgaccacgacatggaggttggttccttaaccaacatcaagcagctaccccatgagaacctcaaagctttcattcagagaatgatggaagctgctgcaaagaccaaggtcagcgatgacatgaagctgatcgcccttcaatcgggccttactgtcggctccctgctatggggggaaatgcaaaggagacgggcagaaacgctgtccgaattcatgtcaaaagctcagggaatcatcaaccttgaggatgcctaccagcaggcctttggagttcccccgacTCCAatgccttccgtgactgcgccgagctttgcttcgtaagctcccgcaccagccctcacgcttccaggagcccaattcactccaagtgtgtatgggccttccgcgtctgctcagacgccgagtcaaacccatttctctgggtgcagagctgtacaaaccggatgtagtatcgctcctagcatgcc
The Humulus lupulus chromosome 6, drHumLupu1.1, whole genome shotgun sequence DNA segment above includes these coding regions:
- the LOC133785365 gene encoding uncharacterized mitochondrial protein AtMg00860-like translates to MTFLTHIVSKDMLMLDLTKIKAVRDGPRTKNVLEIRSFLGLAGYYRNFVEWFSRIATPLIEQTHKNSNFFWSDRCENSFQELKGRLITAPVLNLPPDRENYQPMIGVDSYEMLYGRKCRSPIHLDEMSERKYLGPEAVQRTNEAIEKIRDRILASQSRQKNYADRKRRNMEF